The following are from one region of the Mycolicibacterium diernhoferi genome:
- the aroC gene encoding chorismate synthase has product MLRWTTAGESHGRALVAMLEGMVAGVSVTSDDIGAQLQRRRLGYGRGARMKFEKDQVTILGGVRHGLTLGGPIAVEIGNTEWPKWESVMSADPVAPEQLDADAARNAPLTRPRPGHADYAGMLKYGFDDARPVLERASARETAARTAAGTIARAFLKQALGVEVISHVISIGASKPYEGPSPLPRDLAKIDESPVRAFDDETAQLMIDEIEAAKKDGDTLGGVVEVVVSGLPIGLGSFISGDDRLDSQLAAAVMGIQAIKGVEIGDGFETARRRGSVAHDEMYPGPDGVVRSTNRAGGLEGGMTNGQPLRVRAAMKPISTVPRALATVDMATGDEAVAIHQRSDVCAVPAAGVVVENMVALVLARATLKKFGGDSLAETKANVENYLRAVADREPAQASG; this is encoded by the coding sequence GTGTTGCGATGGACTACTGCAGGTGAATCCCACGGCCGCGCCCTGGTGGCGATGCTCGAAGGCATGGTCGCGGGTGTGTCGGTCACGTCCGACGACATCGGGGCCCAGTTGCAGCGCCGCCGGCTCGGCTACGGCCGCGGTGCCCGGATGAAGTTCGAGAAGGACCAGGTCACCATCCTGGGCGGGGTGCGCCACGGCCTCACCCTGGGCGGCCCGATCGCCGTCGAGATCGGCAACACCGAATGGCCCAAGTGGGAATCGGTGATGTCCGCCGACCCGGTCGCGCCCGAACAGCTCGACGCGGACGCCGCCCGCAACGCCCCGCTGACCCGGCCGCGTCCCGGGCACGCCGACTACGCCGGGATGCTCAAGTACGGGTTCGACGACGCTCGCCCGGTGCTGGAACGCGCCAGCGCCCGCGAGACGGCCGCGCGCACCGCGGCCGGCACCATCGCCCGGGCCTTCCTCAAGCAGGCGCTCGGCGTCGAGGTGATCTCACATGTCATCTCGATCGGAGCCTCGAAGCCCTACGAGGGTCCGTCGCCGTTGCCGCGGGACCTGGCGAAGATCGACGAGAGCCCGGTCCGCGCGTTCGACGACGAGACCGCTCAGCTGATGATCGACGAGATCGAGGCCGCCAAGAAGGACGGTGACACCCTCGGCGGTGTCGTCGAGGTCGTCGTCAGCGGGTTGCCCATCGGACTCGGCTCGTTCATCAGCGGTGACGACCGGCTCGACAGCCAGCTGGCGGCCGCGGTGATGGGCATCCAGGCCATCAAGGGCGTCGAGATCGGCGACGGGTTCGAGACCGCGCGCCGGCGCGGCAGCGTCGCGCACGACGAGATGTACCCCGGGCCCGACGGTGTGGTGCGCTCCACCAACCGGGCCGGCGGTCTGGAGGGTGGCATGACCAACGGGCAACCATTGCGGGTGCGGGCCGCGATGAAGCCGATCTCCACCGTGCCGCGCGCGCTGGCCACCGTCGACATGGCCACCGGCGACGAGGCCGTCGCCATCCACCAGCGCTCGGACGTGTGCGCGGTGCCGGCCGCCGGTGTCGTGGTCGAGAACATGGTGGCCTTGGTGCTGGCCCGGGCCACGCTGAAGAAGTTCGGCGGTGACTCGCTGGCCGAGACCAAGGCGAACGTCGAGAATTACCTGCGCGCGGTGGCGGATCGAGAACCCGCTCAGGCATCGGGATAG
- a CDS encoding shikimate kinase, whose protein sequence is MAPKAVLVGMPGSGKSTIGRRLAKALGVPLLDTDLKIVETTGRSIEDIFTDGEPEFRRIEAEVVRAALNEHEGVVSLGGGAVTTPEVREALKGHTVIYLEISAAEGVRRTTGSARPLLAGDDPGAKYRALMEQRVPLFREVATMRVNTNRRNPGAVVRHIVTRLSGCGPARPRRRRRAAWRRGPTVLNPAPTSEAPPTPAALARRAEARNE, encoded by the coding sequence ATGGCACCCAAAGCAGTTCTGGTCGGCATGCCGGGTTCCGGCAAGTCGACCATCGGCCGCCGCCTGGCCAAGGCGCTGGGGGTGCCGCTGCTGGACACCGACCTCAAGATCGTCGAGACGACCGGTCGCTCCATCGAGGACATCTTCACCGACGGGGAGCCCGAATTCCGCCGGATCGAAGCCGAGGTGGTGCGCGCTGCGCTGAACGAGCACGAGGGTGTGGTGTCCCTCGGTGGCGGCGCGGTCACCACTCCCGAGGTGCGTGAGGCGCTCAAGGGGCACACCGTCATCTATCTGGAAATCAGTGCCGCAGAAGGTGTTCGGCGAACCACAGGTAGCGCGCGACCGTTGCTCGCAGGTGACGATCCGGGCGCCAAGTACCGGGCACTGATGGAGCAGCGGGTACCGCTGTTCCGCGAGGTGGCCACCATGCGGGTGAACACCAACCGGCGCAATCCCGGTGCGGTGGTGCGCCATATCGTCACCCGGCTGTCCGGATGCGGCCCGGCCCGACCGCGGCGACGCCGCCGGGCGGCCTGGCGTCGCGGCCCGACCGTCCTGAACCCCGCACCCACCAGCGAGGCCCCGCCGACTCCGGCGGCGCTGGCCCGACGAGCAGAGGCACGAAATGAGTGA
- a CDS encoding SMP-30/gluconolactonase/LRE family protein: MADSTRDNRQHSIEVVVDLKTTLGEGPLWDVAQQALYWIDSADGRIFRSTAHGEQIRAWEVGQKIGSMALTQDGAGAIVALQDGLWRLDFGTGELTLAVEIEADLPHNRLNDGTVDRAGRFVFGSMDTMEESASGKLYSYSPDGTLSVLDEGITVSNGPCFSPDGSTLYFADTWTGEIWAYDYDVHTGAVSNRRTFATVDTSGGGAADGATVDADGYLWQALVYGGKIIRYAPDGSVDRVIDFPVRKPTSVMFGGPDLDTLYVTSMAKPPLPRFPGDGQLRGSLFAVRGLGVRGIPELRFGA, from the coding sequence ATGGCGGACAGCACCCGAGACAACCGGCAGCACAGCATCGAGGTGGTGGTCGATCTCAAGACCACCCTCGGCGAGGGCCCGCTGTGGGATGTCGCCCAGCAGGCGTTGTATTGGATCGACAGCGCCGACGGCCGGATCTTCCGGTCGACCGCGCACGGTGAGCAGATCCGTGCGTGGGAGGTCGGCCAGAAGATCGGTTCGATGGCGCTGACCCAGGACGGCGCCGGGGCGATCGTGGCCCTGCAGGACGGGTTGTGGCGCCTGGATTTCGGCACCGGCGAGCTCACGCTGGCCGTCGAGATCGAAGCCGACCTGCCGCACAACCGTCTCAACGACGGAACGGTCGACCGGGCGGGCCGTTTCGTCTTCGGTTCGATGGACACCATGGAGGAGTCGGCCAGCGGAAAGCTCTACAGCTACTCGCCCGACGGCACGCTGAGCGTCCTCGACGAAGGCATCACGGTGTCCAACGGGCCATGCTTCAGCCCGGACGGGTCCACCCTGTACTTCGCCGATACCTGGACCGGTGAGATCTGGGCCTACGACTACGACGTGCACACCGGTGCGGTGTCCAACCGGCGGACCTTCGCCACCGTCGACACCAGCGGCGGCGGGGCGGCCGACGGCGCCACCGTGGACGCGGACGGTTACCTGTGGCAGGCATTGGTCTACGGCGGCAAGATCATTCGCTACGCACCGGACGGCTCGGTGGATCGGGTCATCGACTTCCCGGTCCGCAAACCCACCAGCGTGATGTTCGGCGGCCCGGACCTCGACACGCTCTATGTCACGTCGATGGCCAAGCCGCCGCTGCCCCGCTTCCCCGGCGACGGCCAGCTGCGCGGCTCGC